GGTCGGGTCGTGGTGAAGGCCCAAGTGAAGGTGGGCGGCCGCGGCAAGGCCGGCGGTGTGAAGCTGGCCGACGGCCCGGACGACGCGGCCGCGAAGGCAGGCGCCATCCTCGGCATGGACATCAAGGGCCACACCGTGCGGCGGGTGATGCTGGCCCAGACCGCCGAGATCGAGACCGAGTACTACGTCTCCTTCCTGCTCGACCGCGCCAACCGCACGTTCCTGGCCATGGCGACCACGCAGGGCGGCATGGACGTCGAGGAGGTCGCGGCGAACACGCCGCATCTGCTGGCCAAGGTTCCGGTCGACGCGAACGTCGGCTGCGACGCCGCCAAGGCCGCCGAGATCGTCTCCGCCGCAGGCTTCCCGGCCGAGATTGCCTCCGATGTCGCGGACGTGCTGCAGAAGCTGTGGGCGGTCTTCCAGGGGGAGGACGCCACGCTGGTCGAGGTGAACCCGCTGGTGGTGACCAAGGACGGCCGGCTGATCGCGCTGGACGGGAAGGTCAGCCTCGACGAGAACGCCGACTTCCGGCACCCGGACCACGCGGCGCTGGAGGACAAGGACGCGGCCGACCCGCTGGAGGCCCGCGCCAAGGCGAAGGGCCTGAACTACGTCAAGCTCGACGGCGAGATCGGGATCATCGGCAACGGCGCCGGGCTGGTCATGTCGACGCTCGACGTCGTCGCCTACGCCGGCGAGGCGCACGGCGGCGTGAAGCCCGCGAACTTCCTCGACATCGGTGGTGGCGCCTCGGCCGAGGTCATGGCCAACGGCCTCGACATCATCCTGTCCGACCCGGCGGTGCGCTCGGTGTTCGTCAACGTGTTCGGCGGCATCACCTCGTGCGACGCGGTCGCCAACGGCATCGTCTCGGCGATAGGGCTGCTGGAGAGCCAGGGCCAGGCCGTCGACAAGCCCTTGGTCGTGCGGCTGGACGGCAACAACGCCGTGGTCGGCCGCCAGATCCTCGTCGACGCGAATCTGCCCGTCGTCGAGATGGTCGAGACGATGGACGGCGCTGCCGCCCGCGTCGCCGAACTCGCCGCCCGCTGACGACGTAGAAGCAGAAGGAAAACGAGATGGCAATCTTCCTCACCGAGAACTCCCGGATCGTCGTGCAGGGCATGACCGGTTCCGAGGGACGCAAGCACACCCAGCGCATGCTGGCCTCCGGCGCGAACGTCGTCGGCGGGGTCACGCCCGGCAAGGGCGGCCAGAAGGTCGACTTCGACGGGGCCACGCTGCCCGTGTTCAGCTCGGTCGCCGAGGCCGTCAGCGAGGCCGGGGCGGACGTGTCGGTGATCTTCGTGCCGCCGAAGTTCACCAAGGGCGCCGTGATCGAGGCGATCGACGCCAACGTGGCGCTGGTCGTCACGAT
This genomic stretch from Sporichthyaceae bacterium harbors:
- the sucC gene encoding ADP-forming succinate--CoA ligase subunit beta translates to MDLFEYQARDLFEKHGVPVLGGLTADTADEARAAAEKLGGRVVVKAQVKVGGRGKAGGVKLADGPDDAAAKAGAILGMDIKGHTVRRVMLAQTAEIETEYYVSFLLDRANRTFLAMATTQGGMDVEEVAANTPHLLAKVPVDANVGCDAAKAAEIVSAAGFPAEIASDVADVLQKLWAVFQGEDATLVEVNPLVVTKDGRLIALDGKVSLDENADFRHPDHAALEDKDAADPLEARAKAKGLNYVKLDGEIGIIGNGAGLVMSTLDVVAYAGEAHGGVKPANFLDIGGGASAEVMANGLDIILSDPAVRSVFVNVFGGITSCDAVANGIVSAIGLLESQGQAVDKPLVVRLDGNNAVVGRQILVDANLPVVEMVETMDGAAARVAELAAR